The Streptomyces sp. NBC_00440 genome contains a region encoding:
- a CDS encoding MarR family winged helix-turn-helix transcriptional regulator gives MSSQDQDQGQDPGDLPSGNAPSGGVLSAISGLGPLARQLNQVHTRLWYEQVHQDLTGPQFTVLSLLHTRGSMDQGMLGALAKLDKSTVAPLLDRLLRRGLVDIAKDAVDRRRKLVSITESGRELATSLAPAVVAVSDQMLAHFSPQERDQFLALLRRAVQGPQR, from the coding sequence ATGTCATCGCAGGACCAGGACCAGGGTCAGGACCCCGGCGACCTGCCCAGTGGGAACGCGCCCAGCGGGGGCGTACTCAGTGCGATCAGCGGTCTCGGCCCCTTGGCCCGCCAGCTGAACCAGGTGCACACCCGCCTCTGGTACGAGCAGGTCCACCAGGACCTGACCGGGCCGCAGTTCACTGTCCTGAGCCTGCTGCACACCCGCGGTTCAATGGATCAGGGGATGCTCGGGGCGCTGGCGAAGCTCGACAAGTCGACCGTGGCGCCGCTTCTGGACCGCCTGCTGCGGCGGGGTCTGGTGGACATCGCCAAGGACGCCGTCGACAGACGGAGGAAGCTGGTGAGCATCACGGAAAGCGGCCGGGAACTGGCCACCTCCCTCGCCCCCGCCGTGGTCGCCGTGAGCGACCAGATGCTGGCGCATTTCTCCCCGCAGGAGCGAGACCAGTTCCTCGCCCTGCTGCGCCGTGCGGTCCAGGGGCCGCAACGGTAG
- a CDS encoding aldo/keto reductase gives MTAMRTVTLPSGAAVPALGQGTWHMGDDRARRPGELAALRRGIDLGMTLIDTAEMYGSGAAEELVGEAIRGRRDEVFLVSKVLPSNADARGTVDACRASLRRLGTDRIDLYLLHWRGGVPLAETVEAFEALVADGSIGSWGVSNLDVDDLDDLPAKARPQTDQVLYNLTRRGPEHALFPRCRDLSVPVMAYSPVEQGRLLGHEALRAVASAHGSTPAQVALSWVLRHEDVIAIPKASSVAHVEENRAALDLRLTDDDLRTLDAAFPPPARKEPLEIL, from the coding sequence ATGACAGCGATGCGGACAGTGACACTTCCCTCCGGGGCCGCGGTGCCCGCTCTGGGACAGGGCACCTGGCACATGGGGGACGACCGCGCGCGGCGCCCCGGCGAACTCGCCGCGCTGCGGCGCGGCATCGATCTGGGGATGACGCTGATCGACACGGCGGAGATGTACGGAAGCGGCGCCGCCGAAGAGCTCGTCGGTGAGGCGATCCGCGGCCGCCGGGACGAGGTCTTCCTGGTGAGCAAGGTGCTGCCGTCGAACGCCGACGCCCGCGGCACGGTCGACGCCTGCCGTGCGAGCCTGCGCCGCCTGGGCACCGACCGGATCGACCTCTATCTGCTGCACTGGCGCGGCGGCGTACCGCTCGCCGAGACGGTCGAGGCCTTCGAGGCGCTGGTGGCGGACGGCAGCATCGGCTCCTGGGGGGTCAGCAACCTCGACGTCGACGATCTGGACGACCTGCCCGCAAAGGCGCGTCCCCAGACGGACCAGGTGCTCTACAACCTCACCCGGCGGGGCCCCGAGCACGCTCTCTTCCCCCGGTGCAGGGATCTGTCGGTCCCGGTCATGGCGTATTCACCGGTCGAGCAGGGCCGGTTGCTGGGGCATGAAGCGCTGCGTGCGGTGGCTTCGGCCCATGGCAGCACCCCGGCTCAGGTGGCGCTCTCCTGGGTGCTGCGGCACGAGGACGTCATCGCCATCCCCAAGGCGTCCTCCGTCGCCCACGTGGAGGAGAACCGGGCTGCCCTCGATCTGCGCCTCACCGACGACGACCTCCGGACTCTGGACGCCGCGTTTCCGCCCCCTGCGCGGAAGGAGCCGCTGGAGATCCTCTGA
- a CDS encoding sodium:solute symporter family protein — translation MNSTSVIATIGMLAIAVVGIGRHRPANGPLGEWTVGERKFSTFTTWFLQAGESFTTFSFLGLAGLAFGGGVAASYALCYLAINFVLQYFTAPRMRQLGAEHGYLTQADFFAERYRSPLLGRVVAIVGAVFLLPYLQLQITGLGLIVQLATGSRTGGNLSMILATVLTVGFVLWSGIRGVARVAYLKDALMVVGLLVLFIGVAISVKGGIGGLFETVRDTHPDLLTLHQKGYDATFFVSAVIISGIGGGLGTMAHLWPPVLAARSGRALRSNAIWLPLYQIALGIPVIVGFAGILMVSPDSPGNAVALTLAGQTLPGWLVGVVAVAAASAAMVPSAAIIVGISSLLSRNVLSVRSERTQLRTNHVCAVVAAALALCLGLSRPDLLANLLLLTFGGLSQLAPAIVMGLARKVRLDAIPVLLGILTGVAVLTWLTFGDVDLGTMDPGLVALLPNLAVTGVAQLVVRSRTSREEPGGVRGKRVGVA, via the coding sequence ATGAACAGCACCAGCGTCATCGCCACGATCGGCATGCTGGCCATCGCCGTGGTCGGGATCGGCAGACACCGCCCGGCCAATGGCCCGCTCGGTGAATGGACCGTCGGCGAACGGAAGTTCTCCACCTTCACCACCTGGTTCCTGCAGGCGGGCGAGTCCTTCACCACCTTCAGCTTCCTTGGTCTGGCCGGCCTGGCCTTCGGTGGCGGGGTCGCGGCCTCGTACGCCTTGTGCTATCTCGCCATCAACTTCGTCCTCCAGTACTTCACCGCTCCGCGCATGCGTCAACTCGGAGCCGAACACGGCTATCTGACGCAGGCGGACTTCTTCGCCGAGCGCTACCGCAGCCCGCTCCTGGGCCGGGTCGTCGCCATCGTCGGGGCCGTGTTCCTGCTGCCCTACCTCCAGTTGCAGATCACCGGCCTCGGCCTGATCGTCCAACTGGCGACGGGCAGCCGCACGGGCGGCAACCTCAGCATGATCCTGGCGACCGTCCTCACCGTCGGCTTCGTCCTGTGGTCCGGAATCCGTGGAGTCGCCCGCGTCGCCTACCTCAAGGACGCTCTGATGGTCGTCGGGCTCCTCGTCCTGTTCATCGGGGTCGCGATCTCGGTGAAGGGCGGCATCGGAGGCCTCTTCGAGACCGTACGGGACACTCACCCGGACCTCCTGACGCTCCACCAGAAGGGCTATGACGCAACATTCTTCGTCAGCGCCGTCATCATCTCCGGCATCGGCGGCGGCCTGGGAACCATGGCCCATCTGTGGCCTCCGGTCCTCGCGGCCCGAAGCGGCCGGGCGCTGCGCTCCAACGCCATCTGGCTGCCCCTCTATCAGATAGCCCTCGGCATCCCGGTCATCGTCGGCTTCGCCGGCATCCTCATGGTGTCGCCCGACTCGCCCGGAAACGCGGTGGCACTGACCCTCGCCGGCCAGACCCTGCCCGGCTGGCTGGTCGGTGTGGTCGCGGTGGCCGCGGCATCGGCGGCCATGGTGCCGTCCGCCGCCATCATCGTCGGCATCTCCAGCCTGCTGTCGCGCAATGTCCTCAGCGTCCGCAGCGAGCGCACCCAGCTGCGCACGAACCATGTGTGCGCGGTCGTCGCCGCAGCCCTGGCGCTCTGTCTCGGGCTGTCCCGTCCCGACCTCCTCGCCAACCTCCTGCTGCTCACCTTCGGCGGACTCAGCCAGCTGGCCCCTGCCATCGTCATGGGCCTGGCCAGGAAGGTGCGCCTGGACGCGATCCCCGTACTGCTCGGCATCCTCACCGGGGTGGCGGTCCTCACCTGGCTGACCTTCGGCGACGTGGATCTCGGGACAATGGACCCGGGACTCGTGGCGCTGCTGCCCAACCTCGCCGTCACCGGTGTGGCACAACTGGTGGTGCGCTCGCGTACCTCCCGGGAGGAACCCGGTGGCGTACGGGGTAAGAGAGTCGGGGTGGCCTGA
- a CDS encoding GOLPH3/VPS74 family protein, giving the protein MTTARDLAIIALDVKPGLPVEQGDLSLALAGAEVLDLIEARALVVDGDRILPNAQAPTGERLLDEASEALRRQEPYESVEDWLWRRGRGLSSAYVDDLERVGLTARARGRHIPLRTGRTELVDSAARSRAEDRWVTGEPVLAALASAAGIRDEPAEDAPELAGDAAAAVLAAVGGAVQELRAVRQRRAIEDAAFDNVWRGL; this is encoded by the coding sequence ATGACCACCGCACGGGACCTCGCGATCATCGCCCTGGACGTGAAACCCGGCCTCCCCGTGGAACAGGGCGACCTGTCGCTCGCGCTGGCGGGAGCCGAGGTGCTGGACCTCATCGAGGCCAGGGCCCTGGTCGTGGACGGCGACCGGATCCTGCCGAACGCCCAAGCACCCACCGGGGAACGGCTGTTGGACGAGGCCTCAGAGGCGCTCAGGCGGCAGGAGCCGTACGAATCGGTCGAGGACTGGCTGTGGCGCCGGGGCCGCGGGCTCTCCTCGGCGTACGTCGACGACCTGGAGCGGGTGGGGCTGACGGCCCGGGCGCGGGGCCGTCACATTCCGCTGCGGACCGGACGGACGGAGCTGGTGGACTCGGCGGCCCGGAGCCGGGCCGAGGACCGCTGGGTGACGGGCGAACCCGTCCTCGCCGCTCTGGCGTCCGCTGCCGGAATCCGCGACGAGCCGGCCGAGGACGCGCCGGAGCTTGCCGGTGACGCGGCCGCGGCAGTGCTGGCCGCCGTCGGAGGCGCTGTGCAGGAGCTGCGGGCCGTACGACAGCGCAGAGCGATCGAGGACGCGGCGTTCGACAACGTCTGGCGCGGCCTCTGA
- a CDS encoding non-oxidative hydroxyarylic acid decarboxylases subunit B → MKLIVAMTGATGAPLGIRLLEALGALDVETHLIVSRWARATLAQETEYTLRDAQALASVCHSPDDQGASISSGSFRVDGMVVVPCSMKTLASIRTGYGEGLIGRAADVMLKERRKLVLVARETPLSAVHLENMLELTRMGAVVMPPVPAFYNHPATIADVVEHIVARVLDQFDLDMPTARRWEGMKTTARERKVLS, encoded by the coding sequence GTGAAGCTCATCGTCGCGATGACCGGGGCGACCGGAGCTCCGCTGGGGATACGCCTGCTGGAGGCCCTCGGAGCGCTGGATGTCGAAACGCACCTGATCGTCAGCCGGTGGGCGCGGGCCACGCTCGCGCAGGAGACCGAGTACACGCTGCGTGATGCACAGGCGCTCGCCTCGGTGTGTCACAGCCCGGACGACCAGGGTGCGTCGATCTCCAGCGGCTCGTTCCGGGTGGACGGCATGGTTGTCGTGCCGTGCAGCATGAAGACGCTGGCCTCGATCCGTACCGGCTACGGAGAGGGCCTGATCGGCCGGGCCGCAGATGTGATGCTCAAGGAGCGGCGCAAACTGGTCCTGGTGGCCCGGGAGACGCCGCTGTCGGCCGTGCATCTGGAGAACATGCTGGAGCTGACGCGGATGGGCGCCGTCGTGATGCCGCCGGTCCCCGCGTTCTACAACCACCCTGCGACGATCGCCGATGTCGTCGAACACATCGTCGCGCGCGTACTCGACCAGTTCGACCTGGACATGCCCACCGCCCGGCGGTGGGAGGGCATGAAGACGACTGCCCGAGAAAGAAAGGTTCTGTCATGA
- a CDS encoding DinB family protein, with protein MTSDNRTGPPSVGSERDMLRAFLDYHRATLAMKCEGLTDEELRQQSMPPSTLSLLGLVRHMAEVERAWFRRVFDDNDAPMVWSDTTDFQAAYDASRSTRDEAFTAWEAEAGNSRRVEREAESLDMTGYQPRWGEEVSLRMVMVHVLLEYGRHNGHADFLREGVDGSVGA; from the coding sequence ATGACCAGTGACAACCGCACGGGGCCGCCCAGCGTTGGCAGTGAACGCGACATGCTGCGGGCTTTCCTCGACTACCACCGTGCGACCCTCGCCATGAAGTGCGAAGGGCTGACCGACGAGGAGCTGCGGCAGCAGTCGATGCCGCCGTCGACGCTGTCGCTGCTCGGCCTGGTGCGGCACATGGCGGAGGTGGAGCGTGCCTGGTTCCGCCGGGTGTTCGATGACAACGACGCGCCCATGGTCTGGTCCGACACGACTGACTTCCAGGCGGCGTACGACGCGAGCCGGTCGACCAGGGACGAGGCCTTCACTGCCTGGGAGGCGGAAGCCGGGAACTCGCGGCGCGTCGAGCGGGAGGCCGAGTCCCTGGACATGACCGGGTACCAGCCGCGATGGGGCGAGGAGGTATCGCTGCGGATGGTCATGGTGCACGTGCTTCTGGAGTACGGCCGCCACAACGGGCACGCGGACTTCCTCCGTGAGGGTGTCGACGGGAGCGTGGGCGCCTGA
- a CDS encoding UbiD family decarboxylase has protein sequence MTQRGSALNFRDFVENSLATGDAVDIREPVSPTLEVGAITRRVYETRGPAPLFSNLTEGRAGCRILGAPAGLSGTGGGQYGRLAAHFGLDRETVPGQLLERLISAMHADPVPPRTVETGPCKENVLTGDDVDLERFPVPLLHQEDGGRYFGTYGFHVVRSPDGRWTSWSVSRTMLNGRNTLVGPAMPQQHLGMIHAMWREQGLPTPWAMVLGAPPAALAAAGMPLPAKVNEDGYVGALTGSPVEVVRTELHDLYVPANAEIVLEGYISPDESAAEGPMGEYHGYSFAGSKQQPVFHVEAVTHRDDPILPVCVAGLPPEENHTIWGTMISAASMDLLRSRGLPVDMAWCSYEAATCWIAVSIDIQRLARMRMGERELADAVADVLFGSHTGWLVPKVLLVANDIDITDINQVVWALATRYHPGTGEYVYPDAPGIPMVPYLTPDEVRTGRGGKSVMSCLLPEQFEGTTRGITASFRHSYPDDLQERVVENWAGYGFPPGGPTTA, from the coding sequence ATGACACAACGCGGCAGCGCGCTCAACTTCCGTGACTTCGTTGAGAATTCACTCGCCACCGGTGACGCGGTCGACATCCGCGAGCCGGTCAGCCCCACGCTTGAGGTCGGAGCCATCACCCGGCGGGTCTACGAAACGAGGGGCCCCGCCCCGCTGTTCAGCAATCTGACCGAAGGCCGGGCGGGATGCCGGATTCTCGGCGCCCCCGCCGGCCTGAGCGGCACCGGAGGAGGTCAGTACGGCCGGCTCGCCGCGCACTTCGGGCTGGATCGTGAGACCGTGCCGGGCCAGCTGCTGGAACGGCTCATCTCGGCGATGCACGCGGACCCCGTCCCCCCGAGGACGGTGGAAACCGGACCCTGCAAGGAGAACGTGCTGACCGGCGACGACGTCGACCTGGAGCGGTTCCCGGTGCCGTTGCTGCACCAGGAGGACGGCGGCCGGTACTTCGGGACCTACGGCTTCCATGTGGTGCGTTCCCCCGACGGGCGGTGGACCAGCTGGTCGGTCAGCCGCACCATGCTCAACGGGCGGAACACACTCGTCGGCCCGGCCATGCCGCAGCAGCACCTCGGCATGATCCACGCCATGTGGCGCGAGCAGGGGCTGCCGACACCCTGGGCCATGGTGCTCGGGGCCCCGCCGGCAGCGCTGGCCGCGGCGGGCATGCCGCTGCCGGCCAAGGTGAACGAGGACGGCTACGTCGGGGCCCTGACCGGCAGCCCGGTCGAGGTGGTCCGGACCGAGCTGCACGACCTGTATGTCCCGGCCAACGCGGAGATCGTGCTGGAGGGGTACATCAGCCCCGACGAGAGTGCCGCCGAGGGGCCGATGGGTGAGTATCACGGGTACTCGTTCGCCGGGAGCAAGCAGCAGCCGGTCTTCCACGTCGAGGCCGTGACCCACCGCGACGACCCGATCCTCCCGGTCTGCGTGGCGGGCCTTCCTCCGGAGGAGAACCACACCATCTGGGGCACCATGATCTCCGCTGCCAGCATGGACCTGCTGCGCTCCAGGGGCCTGCCCGTGGACATGGCCTGGTGCTCCTACGAGGCCGCGACGTGCTGGATCGCCGTGTCCATCGACATCCAGCGGCTGGCGCGGATGCGGATGGGCGAACGGGAGCTGGCCGACGCGGTGGCTGACGTCCTGTTCGGATCACACACCGGATGGCTGGTGCCCAAGGTCCTTCTGGTGGCGAACGACATCGACATCACCGACATCAACCAGGTGGTGTGGGCCCTGGCCACCCGGTACCACCCGGGGACCGGTGAGTACGTCTACCCCGATGCTCCGGGTATCCCCATGGTTCCCTACCTGACTCCGGACGAGGTGCGCACCGGCCGGGGCGGCAAGTCCGTCATGAGCTGTCTGCTGCCGGAGCAGTTCGAAGGCACCACCCGGGGCATCACCGCGTCCTTCCGGCACTCGTACCCCGACGACCTGCAGGAACGGGTCGTGGAGAACTGGGCCGGATACGGCTTCCCCCCGGGTGGTCCCACGACGGCCTGA
- a CDS encoding carboxyl transferase domain-containing protein — MADPWTAREAIDAVADPGSFTELVPPPRATEPDGPLGWPGYHESTARAAARTGERESVVCGTASIGGRAAVLISFEFGFLGGSLGEPTGDLLEAAFTLARERRTPLVSLIATGGSRMQEGMRALTQLQRVTRQSALLRATGTPQIAVVRDPTTGGGWATLGAAADVVLALPGAQVGFAGSRVRPPGADPAAYTADGQFAAGQIDALVRPGELRTALADWLLLLSGPRGAGAPEPPGTIVGGPARAISGQEAVALARSPERPRAAAYLAAFFGGRIREISGDRCGGTDPGVRCGFGIHQGLTVAYVAQCGTATRPAGYRTATRLVSLADALGIPVITFIDTPGAANDAEAERSGAGPAIAGLFLAMATARVPLTTLLIGEGGSGGALAAAAPGNLWATPDSYFSVIAPEAAAAILKRAPDRDGETADQLRLRPHDLVELGIARGVVSVLPSA; from the coding sequence ATGGCTGACCCGTGGACGGCCCGCGAGGCGATCGACGCCGTAGCGGACCCGGGTTCCTTCACCGAGCTGGTCCCACCGCCCCGTGCCACGGAGCCCGACGGCCCGCTCGGGTGGCCGGGGTACCACGAGTCGACCGCGCGGGCGGCGGCGCGGACCGGTGAACGCGAGTCCGTCGTCTGCGGCACCGCTTCGATCGGCGGCCGGGCGGCCGTCCTCATCTCCTTCGAGTTCGGCTTCCTCGGCGGCTCGCTGGGGGAGCCCACGGGTGACCTCCTGGAAGCCGCCTTCACCCTGGCCAGGGAACGGCGCACCCCGCTCGTCTCGCTGATCGCCACGGGCGGCAGCAGGATGCAGGAGGGTATGCGCGCACTGACCCAACTGCAGCGTGTGACACGTCAGTCCGCTCTGCTGCGAGCCACCGGCACCCCGCAGATCGCGGTGGTGCGCGACCCCACGACGGGCGGTGGCTGGGCCACCCTCGGCGCAGCGGCGGACGTCGTCCTCGCGCTGCCCGGCGCACAGGTGGGCTTCGCGGGATCACGGGTGCGGCCACCGGGCGCCGACCCGGCCGCGTACACCGCCGATGGCCAGTTCGCCGCCGGGCAGATCGACGCGCTGGTGCGCCCCGGGGAACTGCGGACGGCCCTGGCCGACTGGCTGTTGCTGCTGTCCGGACCACGGGGCGCCGGAGCGCCCGAGCCCCCCGGCACCATCGTCGGGGGACCGGCCCGCGCCATCTCCGGCCAGGAGGCGGTCGCGCTGGCCCGTTCCCCGGAGCGTCCACGCGCCGCCGCATACCTCGCCGCCTTCTTCGGCGGCCGTATCCGGGAGATCAGCGGGGACCGCTGCGGTGGCACCGACCCGGGCGTACGGTGCGGCTTCGGCATCCACCAGGGGCTGACCGTCGCCTACGTCGCGCAGTGCGGCACGGCGACCCGCCCGGCCGGCTACCGCACCGCCACCCGGCTGGTCTCTCTCGCCGATGCCCTGGGCATCCCGGTGATCACCTTCATCGACACGCCAGGGGCCGCCAACGACGCCGAAGCGGAGCGCTCCGGCGCGGGCCCGGCCATCGCCGGTCTCTTCCTGGCCATGGCCACCGCCCGCGTACCGCTCACCACGCTCCTCATCGGCGAAGGCGGTTCCGGGGGTGCGCTCGCGGCGGCCGCGCCGGGCAACCTCTGGGCCACACCGGACAGTTACTTCTCGGTCATCGCGCCGGAGGCCGCCGCCGCCATCCTCAAGCGCGCACCGGACCGGGACGGGGAGACCGCGGACCAGCTGCGCCTGCGCCCCCACGATCTGGTGGAGCTGGGCATCGCACGCGGGGTGGTGAGCGTCCTGCCTTCTGCGTGA
- a CDS encoding acyl-CoA synthetase yields MPPLFPALTAGSARPALTFGDRSLSHAELAAAAGASAALLGRAGRVAVWATPTLETAVGVVAALLAGVPAVPLNPRTGERELAHILSDSTPSLVLAAPGDELPPVLDKLDRVNIDVRATSGPLPLPEEPPAEAPALIVYTSGTTGPPKGVVLPRRAITSTLDALADAWEWTGDDVLVHSLPLFHVHGLILGILGPLRRGGAVHHLGRFETAAVARELAAHGTMFFGVPTMYHRIAEALSDEPALAEALSGARLLVSGSAALPVYDHERIAAATGRRVIERYGMTETLMNTSVRADGEPRPGTVGVPLAGVKVRLVEETGEEITAYDGESVGEVQVCGPNLFSEYLNRPDATAAAFDGPWFRTGDMATRDPDGAVRIVGRKATDLIKSGGYKIGAGEIENALLDHPAVREAAVTGEPDPDLGERIVAWIVPSNMQSPPSVEELARHVAQQLAPHKRPREVRLLDELPRNDMGKIMKRALHG; encoded by the coding sequence ATGCCCCCTCTCTTCCCGGCCCTGACCGCGGGCTCGGCCCGCCCTGCGCTGACCTTCGGCGACCGCTCGCTCAGCCATGCCGAACTGGCCGCCGCGGCGGGAGCGTCGGCGGCCCTGCTCGGCAGGGCCGGCCGGGTCGCGGTCTGGGCGACGCCCACCCTGGAGACCGCCGTCGGCGTGGTCGCCGCGCTGCTCGCCGGGGTACCCGCAGTACCGCTCAATCCGCGAACCGGCGAGCGCGAGCTGGCGCACATCCTGTCCGACAGCACACCGTCACTGGTCCTCGCGGCACCCGGCGACGAACTGCCGCCGGTACTCGACAAGCTGGACCGGGTGAACATCGACGTCCGGGCGACGTCCGGGCCCCTGCCGCTGCCCGAAGAGCCGCCGGCCGAGGCTCCCGCACTGATCGTCTACACCTCCGGCACCACCGGCCCGCCCAAGGGCGTCGTCCTGCCGCGCCGGGCGATCACCTCCACGCTGGACGCGCTGGCCGACGCCTGGGAGTGGACGGGCGACGACGTACTGGTCCACTCCCTTCCTCTCTTCCATGTCCACGGGCTGATCCTGGGCATCCTCGGCCCGCTGCGCCGGGGCGGCGCCGTGCACCATCTCGGCCGCTTCGAGACAGCTGCCGTCGCCCGCGAACTGGCCGCTCACGGCACGATGTTCTTCGGTGTTCCCACCATGTACCACCGCATCGCCGAGGCCCTCTCCGACGAGCCGGCGCTGGCCGAAGCCCTGTCAGGCGCCCGGCTGCTGGTGTCGGGGTCGGCCGCGCTCCCCGTGTACGACCACGAGCGCATCGCCGCCGCGACGGGGCGACGGGTCATCGAGCGGTACGGCATGACCGAGACCCTGATGAACACGAGCGTCCGCGCCGACGGCGAGCCCCGGCCCGGCACGGTCGGCGTGCCGCTGGCCGGGGTGAAGGTGCGGCTGGTCGAGGAGACGGGGGAGGAGATCACGGCGTACGACGGTGAGAGCGTCGGCGAGGTCCAGGTGTGCGGGCCCAATCTGTTCTCCGAGTATCTGAACCGCCCGGATGCCACCGCCGCGGCATTCGACGGGCCGTGGTTCCGTACCGGCGACATGGCGACCCGCGACCCGGACGGAGCCGTCCGTATCGTCGGCCGGAAGGCCACCGACCTCATCAAGAGCGGCGGCTACAAGATCGGCGCGGGCGAGATCGAGAACGCCCTCCTGGACCATCCCGCGGTACGCGAGGCGGCGGTCACCGGCGAGCCGGACCCGGACCTGGGCGAGCGCATCGTCGCCTGGATCGTTCCGTCCAACATGCAAAGCCCGCCCTCGGTCGAGGAGTTGGCCCGGCATGTGGCACAGCAGCTGGCCCCGCACAAGCGGCCCCGCGAGGTGCGGCTGCTCGACGAGCTGCCCCGCAACGACATGGGCAAGATCATGAAGCGTGCGCTGCATGGCTGA